A region of Nostoc sp. 'Peltigera membranacea cyanobiont' N6 DNA encodes the following proteins:
- a CDS encoding beta-galactosidase yields the protein MSLNPKKYLTLNRKRNLPFFLGWYDHIYNINVSTQVSPKGIDILIPYVGEADKGKIKEFLDNSKKAGVRVLLEIYRPLVESKNILEVKDFIRTYKNHPSVYGWYLYDEPEIKKPTPLSPDLLKKVYQAIKQEDKSKPVALVFGDIKKIESYVDAMDILMWDRYPCEEGVPEFAWVSSYRKALYKVISLADVKNKKFWNVLQAYSKKQSKKRLPTKGEIRYMFYLSVLTGADGLIFWTHYLSSHSWNESVLYPIIQELRDYIPAIVRGEDLRNPVQVNNLDIEIKLFSIPNTKKYLMIAVNHNHNQINFTAKFTQGLADKIVVFNKKTITNLSTERSFSTILNPYEVRLYEVG from the coding sequence TTGAGTTTAAATCCCAAAAAATATTTAACCCTTAATCGTAAACGAAATTTACCCTTCTTCTTAGGCTGGTATGACCACATTTATAATATTAATGTTTCAACTCAAGTATCTCCTAAAGGAATTGACATTTTAATACCTTATGTAGGAGAAGCAGACAAAGGGAAAATCAAAGAATTTTTGGATAATTCTAAAAAAGCAGGAGTAAGAGTTTTATTAGAGATTTATCGCCCCTTAGTTGAATCGAAAAATATCCTAGAAGTAAAAGACTTTATTCGTACCTATAAAAATCATCCTTCAGTTTATGGTTGGTATCTTTATGATGAACCAGAGATTAAAAAACCTACACCGCTCTCTCCAGATTTATTAAAAAAGGTATACCAAGCTATTAAACAAGAAGATAAATCTAAGCCAGTTGCTTTAGTTTTTGGTGATATTAAAAAAATTGAATCTTATGTCGATGCAATGGATATACTAATGTGGGATCGTTATCCTTGTGAGGAGGGAGTTCCAGAATTTGCATGGGTATCATCTTACCGAAAAGCACTCTATAAAGTCATTTCTTTAGCTGATGTTAAAAACAAAAAATTTTGGAACGTATTACAAGCTTATAGTAAGAAGCAGTCAAAAAAACGACTACCAACAAAAGGAGAAATTCGCTATATGTTTTATTTATCAGTCCTTACAGGGGCTGATGGACTAATATTTTGGACGCACTATTTATCTTCACATTCCTGGAATGAGTCAGTTTTATATCCTATTATTCAGGAACTCCGAGATTACATTCCTGCAATCGTTAGAGGGGAAGATTTAAGGAATCCAGTACAAGTAAACAACTTAGATATAGAAATTAAATTATTCTCTATTCCTAATACTAAAAAATATTTAATGATAGCTGTTAATCATAATCATAATCAGATAAATTTCACAGCCAAATTTACTCAGGGGTTAGCTGATAAAATAGTTGTTTTTAATAAAAAAACTATTACTAACCTATCCACTGAGAGAAGTTTCAGTACTATTTTAAATCCTTATGAAGTTCGGCTGTATGAAGTAGGATAA
- a CDS encoding glycosyltransferase, giving the protein MNNLIQVDIITLTKNSSDCILRTLNSVSIQDYKQINHIIVDGDSKDQTISIINQYNHQKKIIVFQQNGLGIANAFNVGLMKSSGNLVIFLNSGDALVNELVITKIVDSYIQQKWLWAFGETISLSRRKYLKRHIKQYNYWDKNLFLSGNPICHQSTIFSHKLIHKIGLYDEQLTLEMDYDFNIRASLIAQPHLLYFPISYYDTTGISSIKVFKHYKIHRKVRNKYFPLSPINSFKTDSLCFFKACMRFMMIPMKIFL; this is encoded by the coding sequence ATGAATAACTTAATTCAAGTTGATATAATTACTTTGACAAAAAATTCTTCAGATTGTATACTTAGAACTTTAAATAGTGTTAGTATACAAGATTATAAACAGATTAATCACATAATTGTTGATGGTGATTCAAAAGACCAAACAATTTCTATTATTAATCAATATAATCATCAAAAAAAAATAATTGTTTTTCAGCAAAATGGTCTTGGAATTGCTAATGCTTTTAATGTAGGATTAATGAAATCATCAGGTAATTTAGTAATTTTCTTAAATTCTGGAGATGCTTTAGTTAATGAACTAGTAATTACTAAAATTGTAGATTCCTATATACAACAAAAGTGGCTTTGGGCATTTGGAGAAACTATCTCTTTAAGTCGAAGAAAATACTTAAAAAGGCATATTAAGCAGTATAATTATTGGGATAAAAACTTATTTTTGTCCGGCAATCCTATCTGTCACCAGTCTACTATTTTTTCTCACAAGCTTATCCATAAAATCGGCTTGTATGATGAGCAGCTAACTTTAGAAATGGATTATGATTTTAATATTCGAGCTTCTTTAATTGCTCAACCACACCTGCTATATTTTCCAATATCTTACTATGACACTACAGGGATCTCTTCTATAAAAGTTTTTAAACATTATAAAATACACAGAAAAGTACGTAATAAATACTTCCCACTATCTCCTATTAATAGCTTTAAAACTGACAGTTTGTGCTTTTTTAAAGCATGTATGCGTTTTATGATGATCCCTATGAAAATCTTTTTGTAG
- a CDS encoding glycosyltransferase family 2 protein, with product MLVEPRVKTFPSVTIGIPTYNEVNYIENLVLGFLETSYPNLIEILVADGGSNDGTQEIVKKLSDKNARVKLIHNPEKVQSAGLNLILSESIGDVFIRIDAHSDYAPDYIEKCVDALQKSKASNVGGAQRFVAQTSFQAGVALASKSFLGNGGAKYRNPNYTGYAETVYLGCFWKKSLLDIQGYNIKASHNEDAELNLRLKKIFDITQISNQDAELNQRLMAVNKQAIYIDSKIRVWYYPRKNWKSLFIQYFQYGRGRYLTSKKHNIKSQIRGLLPFVFISTVILLLIIDFLFPKLGLPIETLIVIGLFLPFLESLRVTLGYWKGFTSEIWRGSEDKIPSFFSRWVLCGITLLSMPLAHFSGYGYQLFRNQVLRVNNW from the coding sequence ATGTTAGTTGAACCCAGAGTCAAGACTTTTCCTTCTGTAACTATAGGTATACCTACTTATAATGAAGTAAATTATATAGAAAACCTGGTTTTAGGTTTTCTAGAAACAAGTTATCCCAACTTAATCGAAATATTGGTGGCTGATGGCGGCAGCAATGATGGCACTCAAGAAATAGTCAAAAAACTCTCTGATAAAAACGCACGAGTTAAGTTAATACACAATCCAGAAAAAGTTCAATCAGCTGGTCTTAATCTAATTTTGTCTGAATCTATAGGTGATGTTTTTATTAGAATTGATGCCCATTCGGACTATGCACCTGACTACATTGAAAAATGTGTAGATGCTTTGCAGAAATCAAAAGCTAGCAATGTCGGTGGAGCACAGCGTTTTGTTGCACAAACTTCCTTCCAAGCTGGTGTTGCTCTTGCATCCAAAAGTTTTCTTGGTAATGGTGGAGCTAAATATAGAAACCCCAACTATACAGGTTATGCGGAAACAGTTTATTTAGGGTGTTTCTGGAAAAAGAGTTTGCTAGACATACAAGGCTATAATATCAAAGCATCTCATAATGAAGATGCTGAATTAAACTTGAGATTAAAAAAGATATTTGACATAACACAAATTAGTAATCAAGATGCTGAATTAAATCAAAGATTAATGGCTGTAAATAAACAAGCAATATATATTGACTCCAAAATTCGTGTCTGGTACTACCCTCGAAAAAATTGGAAGTCCCTGTTTATTCAATATTTTCAATATGGCAGAGGTCGCTATTTAACAAGTAAAAAACACAACATTAAATCACAGATAAGAGGTTTGCTACCTTTTGTATTTATATCTACTGTCATTTTACTACTGATTATTGATTTCCTATTTCCTAAGCTAGGTTTGCCTATAGAAACATTAATTGTGATAGGTTTGTTTTTGCCTTTTCTAGAGAGTCTGCGAGTTACTCTGGGATACTGGAAAGGCTTTACTTCTGAAATTTGGCGAGGTAGTGAAGATAAAATTCCGTCATTCTTTAGCCGTTGGGTTTTGTGCGGAATTACTTTATTGAGTATGCCACTTGCTCACTTTTCTGGCTATGGCTATCAATTATTCCGTAATCAAGTTTTGCGAGTCAACAATTGGTAA
- a CDS encoding FkbM family methyltransferase translates to MVSIIKDNIQLIANKVLKPFKLRIVRLARGVGIDLCLKGLAQRGYSPKVVLDIGAAQGCWTKLAMQSWPDAEYFLIEPLEERVPDLQTLTNQNTNIKFILAAAGSEAGTLSIGVTQDLDSSSLMYSGSASREVPIISVDNLFDEGVIKQPNFIKIDVQGYELKVLSGAKKALKLSDFILLELQFFRFSSEMILLHESIAWMNEQGFQPYEIVDVLRRPLDNAMGQCDILFIRKDHWILKNQSWS, encoded by the coding sequence ATGGTATCTATTATCAAAGATAATATACAACTTATAGCAAATAAAGTCTTAAAACCTTTTAAATTACGAATTGTTCGACTTGCTCGAGGAGTAGGTATAGACTTATGTTTGAAAGGACTGGCTCAACGTGGCTATAGCCCTAAAGTAGTCCTAGATATTGGCGCTGCACAAGGTTGTTGGACGAAGTTAGCAATGCAAAGTTGGCCAGATGCTGAGTATTTTTTGATCGAGCCTCTTGAAGAGCGAGTACCAGATTTACAAACCTTGACCAATCAAAATACTAACATCAAATTTATTCTAGCTGCGGCTGGCTCAGAGGCGGGTACTTTAAGCATAGGGGTGACTCAAGATTTAGATAGTAGTAGTCTGATGTATTCTGGTAGTGCCTCGCGTGAAGTACCGATTATATCTGTAGACAATCTGTTTGATGAAGGAGTTATTAAACAACCAAATTTTATTAAAATTGACGTTCAGGGTTATGAATTAAAAGTTTTATCAGGAGCGAAAAAAGCCTTAAAACTATCAGATTTTATTTTACTAGAACTACAGTTTTTTCGCTTTTCATCGGAGATGATTCTGCTACATGAATCAATAGCATGGATGAACGAGCAAGGTTTTCAGCCCTATGAAATTGTAGATGTTTTGCGTAGACCATTAGATAATGCAATGGGGCAATGTGATATTTTATTTATTCGGAAAGACCACTGGATTTTGAAAAATCAAAGCTGGTCTTGA
- a CDS encoding EpsG family protein: MTFNLSSIQTNYQKYIFLIIGICLWIKIPIIGVLPLLLFVFINKNSKSYSLDSLLNNSILLLVAVTVTLFCCLIDIQADTEQYLIAYRDCNGNNPIECFQSTNYPFEPGFYFLASLLFIICNGSEMGFLLSWSFIINLLTFFVICKGISKNYYALLVFFVILNPAFYLQAFLMRQFISSTFFLCALVCRKNKFTCVLLIFLSIVNHYSILLYLPIIIMQFIDINSLLEHSFFNKISMSLRYLSIILFVFALIYSSYVNQSTLASIYDTINNIPQLSFLAAKSASFVKNQLANIGFLPHLVLVTFIGYFYINLSRDNYINTSLNYRLTSEEKRLDLSMLCLYVLQSILFLFTRNLDYLPLRLSLILLSFLGIFFYLPLERKSKLKPPIKFLSMVILLSLSLSYFIYFLQVNSRANPTFNYLEGRVFTSSIIDYIEMAISRW; this comes from the coding sequence ATGACTTTTAATTTATCAAGTATCCAAACCAACTATCAAAAGTATATTTTTTTAATTATTGGAATATGCTTATGGATAAAAATTCCGATAATTGGAGTTTTGCCACTACTTTTATTTGTATTTATCAATAAAAATTCAAAATCCTATAGCCTAGATAGCTTACTCAATAATTCTATACTTCTGCTAGTTGCAGTCACTGTCACTCTTTTCTGTTGTCTTATAGATATTCAAGCTGATACCGAGCAATATTTAATAGCGTATCGAGATTGTAATGGTAATAATCCTATAGAATGTTTTCAATCAACCAATTATCCATTTGAACCAGGTTTTTATTTCCTTGCTTCCTTATTATTTATTATTTGTAACGGTTCGGAGATGGGCTTTCTGTTAAGCTGGTCTTTTATTATTAACCTTTTAACATTTTTTGTAATTTGTAAGGGGATTTCAAAAAATTATTATGCGTTACTGGTATTTTTTGTTATACTAAATCCCGCATTTTATCTTCAAGCATTTTTGATGCGCCAATTTATCTCAAGTACCTTTTTTTTGTGTGCATTAGTTTGTAGAAAAAATAAGTTTACTTGTGTGCTACTTATCTTTTTGAGTATCGTGAATCATTACTCTATACTCCTTTATTTACCTATAATAATAATGCAGTTTATTGATATAAATAGTTTATTAGAGCATAGTTTTTTTAATAAAATTAGTATGTCTCTTAGATATTTAAGTATCATTTTATTTGTTTTTGCATTAATATATTCGTCTTATGTAAATCAATCTACTCTTGCATCTATCTATGATACAATTAATAACATTCCTCAGCTTAGTTTTTTAGCTGCTAAAAGTGCATCTTTTGTAAAAAATCAACTAGCAAATATAGGTTTTCTGCCTCATTTGGTACTAGTAACATTTATTGGTTATTTTTATATCAATCTTTCACGAGATAATTACATCAATACAAGTTTAAATTATCGTCTTACTTCCGAAGAAAAACGTTTAGACCTAAGTATGTTATGTCTTTATGTATTGCAGTCAATTTTATTCTTATTCACCCGCAACCTTGATTACCTTCCTTTGAGATTAAGTCTCATACTTCTATCATTTTTAGGAATTTTCTTCTATTTACCTTTAGAAAGGAAGAGTAAACTTAAACCACCGATAAAATTTTTATCTATGGTTATTTTGCTTTCTTTGTCGCTTAGTTACTTTATTTATTTTTTACAAGTTAACTCTCGTGCAAATCCGACATTTAATTATTTAGAAGGTCGTGTGTTTACATCATCTATTATAGATTATATTGAAATGGCTATTTCTCGGTGGTAA
- a CDS encoding glycosyltransferase — MDIVICTYNNAVILDRVLTGISLQKFYKNYNWSVLVVDNNCTDETADIVDKHINSGLIPNLRRIVEQKQGLTHARLCGIKNTTSEWLAFVDDDCLLSEDWIPKAIQFAGSHPNCGAFGGKVVLDWEITPSPILLKHSGKFAAYERGETSKQLNRRNYQIPGAGLVIHRTALEKSGWLDKQLLNDREGKKLSSGGDSEIVLRILNAGYELWYTPDCVLHHFIPTKRISETYLFNLMYGFGAAAPYIAAIRWNRSYYIWLLVSVLRIVKGFLQIFSCYVSASFNQNNKADTLIMWNWTKGQIHSLSTIIRMGREEHIIWLSLFQKSLIA; from the coding sequence ATGGATATTGTAATTTGTACTTATAACAATGCAGTTATACTAGATCGTGTTCTCACAGGAATCTCATTACAAAAATTTTATAAGAACTATAATTGGTCAGTTTTAGTTGTAGATAATAACTGTACAGACGAAACTGCTGATATTGTTGACAAGCACATTAATTCAGGATTAATCCCTAATTTGCGTAGGATAGTAGAGCAAAAGCAAGGATTAACTCACGCCCGTTTATGTGGAATTAAAAATACAACTAGTGAATGGCTGGCTTTTGTTGATGATGATTGCCTATTATCAGAAGACTGGATACCAAAAGCAATACAATTTGCGGGATCTCATCCAAATTGTGGTGCTTTTGGCGGCAAGGTAGTTCTCGATTGGGAAATAACTCCTTCGCCTATCCTTCTCAAACATTCAGGTAAATTTGCTGCCTATGAGCGCGGTGAAACTTCAAAACAATTAAATCGGCGTAATTACCAAATTCCAGGTGCAGGTTTAGTTATTCATAGAACTGCCCTTGAAAAAAGTGGCTGGTTAGATAAACAATTACTCAACGATAGGGAAGGAAAAAAATTAAGTTCAGGAGGAGATTCTGAGATAGTTTTGCGAATTCTGAACGCAGGTTATGAACTTTGGTATACACCTGATTGCGTGCTGCACCATTTTATTCCCACAAAGCGCATATCAGAAACTTATCTTTTTAACTTAATGTATGGTTTTGGTGCCGCAGCTCCTTACATTGCTGCTATTCGTTGGAACCGTTCTTATTATATTTGGTTACTTGTATCTGTTTTGCGAATTGTTAAAGGATTTTTACAAATATTCTCTTGCTATGTTTCTGCTTCATTTAATCAAAACAATAAAGCAGACACATTGATAATGTGGAATTGGACTAAAGGTCAAATTCATAGCTTATCTACTATTATCAGGATGGGTAGAGAAGAACATATAATCTGGTTAAGCTTATTTCAAAAATCTTTGATTGCCTAA